The Brasilonema sennae CENA114 genome includes a region encoding these proteins:
- a CDS encoding tetratricopeptide repeat protein yields the protein MNRCFRFTLEFGVAVVLAYFVLISPIHLSATASTQVTGDDFFKMGVKNVLNDNYQQAIKDFTQAIERQSSFAAAYSNRCFAYLQLEDYQKAVADCNQAIKNAPNGAEAYVNRGLAQYRQGNYPAAIADNSEAIALKPYDFRAYYNRGIANAMLGNHQQAIANYNSALSQISPYPSPLLADIYNDRGISRFQLQDFPAANYDFSLAIRLNPQDYRAYFNRGCIAGKNGDNKNAIQDFTESLKLNPNDAHAYFNRGIAYHELGYEQAAIPDLQNAVKYFATLGQTTLYEKTLALLKNLRQELLYLSEIALVSFW from the coding sequence TTGAATCGCTGTTTTCGATTCACGCTTGAGTTTGGTGTTGCTGTGGTACTTGCTTATTTTGTGCTGATTTCACCAATACACTTGTCAGCTACAGCCAGCACCCAAGTCACAGGGGATGACTTCTTTAAGATGGGAGTCAAAAATGTGCTGAACGACAACTATCAGCAAGCTATCAAAGATTTCACTCAAGCAATTGAGCGCCAGAGCAGTTTTGCTGCGGCTTATAGTAATCGATGTTTCGCTTATCTTCAATTAGAAGATTATCAGAAGGCGGTAGCAGATTGCAACCAGGCGATAAAAAATGCACCAAACGGTGCTGAGGCTTACGTGAACCGTGGACTTGCCCAGTACAGACAGGGAAATTATCCGGCTGCGATCGCTGATAATAGTGAGGCGATCGCACTCAAACCCTATGATTTCCGAGCCTACTATAACCGAGGGATTGCCAATGCTATGTTGGGAAATCACCAACAAGCAATAGCAAACTATAATTCAGCCTTAAGTCAAATTTCTCCCTACCCTAGTCCTTTACTTGCGGATATTTACAATGACAGAGGGATATCTCGTTTCCAGTTGCAAGATTTCCCAGCAGCCAACTACGACTTTTCTCTAGCAATTCGTCTTAATCCTCAGGATTATAGAGCTTACTTTAACCGAGGTTGTATTGCTGGCAAAAATGGAGATAACAAAAATGCCATTCAGGATTTTACTGAGTCACTGAAGTTGAATCCTAACGATGCTCATGCTTATTTTAACCGAGGTATAGCTTATCATGAGCTAGGTTATGAACAGGCTGCAATACCGGACTTACAAAACGCGGTTAAATATTTTGCAACCTTGGGACAAACCACCTTATACGAAAAAACTTTAGCTTTGTTGAAGAATTTACGGCAGGAACTTCTATATTTATCAGAAATAGCTCTTGTTTCATTTTGGTGA
- the petJ gene encoding cytochrome c6 PetJ codes for MKKIFSVLLLVMVIFTFAFNSPALAADAAKGAKLFSANCAQCHAGGKNLVNAAKTLKKEALQKFDMYSEEAIITQVTKGKGAMPAFKGRLKPEQIEDVAAYVLGQADNGWK; via the coding sequence ATGAAAAAGATTTTTTCAGTATTGTTGTTGGTGATGGTAATTTTTACCTTTGCCTTCAATTCTCCAGCTCTTGCAGCAGACGCTGCTAAGGGAGCTAAACTCTTCAGTGCCAATTGCGCTCAGTGTCATGCGGGTGGGAAGAACTTAGTTAACGCTGCCAAAACCTTAAAAAAAGAGGCTTTGCAAAAGTTTGATATGTACTCAGAAGAAGCTATTATCACCCAAGTGACAAAAGGTAAAGGTGCCATGCCTGCCTTCAAAGGTCGTTTAAAACCTGAGCAAATTGAAGATGTAGCAGCATATGTGCTCGGACAAGCTGATAATGGTTGGAAGTAA